A stretch of Mytilus edulis chromosome 11, xbMytEdul2.2, whole genome shotgun sequence DNA encodes these proteins:
- the LOC139496247 gene encoding uncharacterized protein isoform X1, whose protein sequence is MDKPYGCHLCDIGFSKLNELKSHRDSHENQPAEFRFRCEQCPASFINKQFLIIHQASAHTEQDTSSSEQIRSSKEEKAYKCDQCDKSFIRVGNFRTHMKWHENGEDHFKCNLCNRKFLNQENLLIHERVHSGNTPYQCGFCSKSYSTIKNLRIHQNRMHKNSKKHRCDQCFEIFTSMVKLNIHRMKHFDDPTDSDELSGESSELVNSTPEQHVCNICNKMFKNKRWLEDHKKIHEITMFPCSFCDRFFESISDLKQHEIDDHLTHRNSSKLSEGNHNIQSYKCDICNKEFIQKPLLDAHVLQHTRQKPFGCNFCSSSFQFANELQMHLRTHKHPRPFSCKLCHARFGQHNQLKTHIRHMHTGLSRIQLTRSPSTCSTEDTSTEDNESDTVTVSSVVDSETDIYVLATSDEQGISTVSTDDEDTDNEAVKHFNPMSKSRQREADEMGKKIDSSQKGPVSFLLFGKLEDLKQNEFLYGNRTNPKISTQPDISLNRYDKFEEHFELWENGVSSTVRSFHMNKINQSLQGSFNSSGLSEYGRLNQAGDQMIDLPKLSNYAGTDNLLSWPSPQHITLFENIDISEFSDDSTDSKPRRRKFSGRSIMSSGSHIGLKAVNPDNSTYMTKEENLGSDLSQLDHAKNSNTPNFHLKSAIDKQDTMLKFHSEREEDVKKGVSHFSLLPDMSKHTVATKGRFTKDIIGNDVSSQSRMNNQNLEMYGMKPNDNLKGQFTGKGSSLLHENVTDCDRKFSQNMSENLSGKYFSGKTEICKQFQPKLQSSACLSPKSNYSSDMSDYHGNIQEDNKHSPFKSFIQSYKKRMFQNSDIKKKIRNGHLNSKRYDSENEISFARPNIVKKESSSKRGFDKTRESDTCDSEVEISFKRPNIKITIRAPKETNENVDSSDNEISFSKKKKQNNGVFIKADKNVESSDNEISFSKKKKHKDGVFIKADQNVSFFLAKPMLGYCSSVEECSSLDNDLADQTTIEDCSSIDSDDRKSMSSHGSYLADDSTVPDDDDTPERTPSENSSSSDIESNFDHDYLWDLGYEGENSSMENTLQGASCMYSPASGQSEDGSILDDDNLMTDNCSSIESDIEIDIPHQKLHSKRCMKKKKMWLKRNFKFEISKFNNRPFISNAFYQKDSVDESRALRSAVSKIRKKYGENNSILEDKVANIREIVKRRYFKMKKKSSANSSRESSTNKISPVKASPSSNVKLKNHKKTSPTKVSQCLNMNRIRKKKNSQSLEESSRDTDYSFTETLSPKLDIHPMNMMKEPTTRACQPLVEKRANNGDTPSVASGKMPVIKSPIHKTRYAEVKIAKKKLNHNSDVGSSDVGTSENEASHTEEVCILSPPDIFDNYVCKQGLLKQSTRNISEDNRSVKGSSIKSPLYIKSPRYKTRYASQRLAKKRMRNERDNTEYASSHKSQGSIRLTSPIHNTEYASSHKSQGSIRLTSPIHNTQYASSHKSQGSFRLTSPIHSTQYASSHKSQGSFRLTSPIHSTQYASLGPFFNLKSPIYKTRFATRRIAQKRMAIESGKLTNFNTKQPPKGIVYGPTPTSVGTIQTKKRKLSTKNEDLSNVTKNVKSKSQSTGPRSRPRKRDDAACRRKPPKQNGHVHKVPIPKLISQSNLETCNTLVDPTVPKTRSGRPVKSPDRYKKISECTVKLNRVPRQKYTRLQRNDLQKDTPFLDIPEKEKKKSKSRKTRNNSIRKTQKDLSRNNMENFEVIGIEEAETILSNQIRETDKISFLNQKNKTLSPKRKRNKLNKECTNNLSEKKKELDENCSMRNKLKRQESYDTSSIGSIAVYEGVDLDRYIGNESSDSQENFTKNGGCDTYMSDLKLFGRNLDMAGQKKTEERNKFEKYKTGSQLETLTMPLLRRGINENTIQMANGQQNDKICQSEQALPYNIQGYKTAVSEFVVPTVENTRSKCKEREKLMKEMQITHDNVREDLKTAVENKKRNIVSNKSGNIKLNKGMNKKDTNMGSTFHPTCSTIYTNKNDKNADKNEVVKPCIIQKLKDKMGSIVGDLMKNSLKKNQAKESSILKVPVYKRNNYYKGAYVPLDRLDS, encoded by the coding sequence ATGGATAAGCCATATGGTTGCCACTTATGTGACATTGGATTTTCTAAGCTGAATGAACTGAAAAGCCATCGTGACAGTCATGAAAATCAGCCAGCTGAATTTAGATTTAGATGTGAACAGTGCCCAGCTTCATTTATTAATAAACAGTTTCTTATAATTCATCAGGCCAGCGCACACACTGAACAGGACACCTCAAGTTCAGAACAAATAAGAAGTTCCAAGGAAGAAAAGGCTTATAAATGTGATCAATGCGATAAAAGTTTTATAAGGGTAGGTAATTTTAGAACACACATGAAATGGCATGAGAATGGAGAAGATCACTTCAAATGTAATCTTTGCAATAGAAAATTCCTAAATCAGGAAAATCTCCTTATCCATGAACGAGTTCATTCAGGAAATACACCATATCAGTGTGGATTCTGTTCTAAAAGTTATTCAACTATAAAAAATCTACGCATACATCAAAATAGAATGCATAAAAACAGTAAGAAGCATCGCTGTGATCAATGTTTTGAGATTTTCACTTCAATGGTCAAACTAAATATACACAGAATGAAACATTTTGATGACCCCACTGATTCAGATGAGTTGTCGGGTGAATCATCTGAGCTAGTAAATTCCACACCTGAACAGCATGTGTGTAATATCTGCAATaagatgtttaaaaataaaaggtgGTTAGAAGATCACaagaaaatacatgaaataacaatGTTTCCATGTAGTTTTTGTGACAGATTCTTTGAAAGTATTTCTGATCTTAAACAACATGAAATAGATGATCATTTGACACACAGAAACTCGTCAAAACTTTCTGAAGGAAATCATAATATTCAATCATACAAGTGTGACATTTGCAACAAAGAATTCATTCAAAAGCCTCTTTTAGATGCTCATGTATTACAACATACGCGCCAGAAGCCTTTTGGGTGTAACTTTTGCTCAAGTTCATTTCAATTTGCCAATGAATTACAAATGCACTTGAGGACACACAAACATCCAAGACCATTTTCTTGTAAACTTTGCCATGCAAGGTTTGGACAGCACAATCAATTAAAAACTCACATCAGACATATGCATACTGGTTTGAGTAGGATTCAGTTGACAAGGTCACCTTCAACGTGTTCCACAGAAGACACATCAACAGAAGACAATGAATCAGATACTGTAACAGTCTCCTCTGTGGTGGATTCTGAGACAGACATTTATGTTCTCGCCACCTCTGATGAACAGGGTATATCTACCGTGTCTACGGATGATGAGGATACAGACAATGAAGCCGTCAAACATTTCAATCCTATGTCAAAAAGTAGGCAAAGAGAAGCTGATGAAATGGGAAAAAAAATAGATTCTTCTCAAAAAGGTCCAGtttcatttttgttgtttggaAAGCTAGAGGATCTTAAACAGAATGAATTTTTATATGGAAATAGAACAAATCCCAAAATTTCAACTCAGCCAGATATCAGTCTGAATCGGTACGACAAATTTGAAGAACATTTTGAACTATGGGAAAATGGAGTAAGTAGTACTGTCAGATCAtttcatatgaataaaataaatcagtCATTACAAGGAAGTTTTAATTCATCAGGTTTAAGTGAATATGGAAGATTGAATCAGGCTGGTGATCAAATGATAGATTTGCCGAAATTGTCTAATTATGCAGGAACTGACAATTTATTATCTTGGCCATCACCACAGCATATCACATTGTTTGAAAACATTGATATAAGTGAATTTTCTGATGATAGTACTGATTCAAAACCTAGAAGAAGGAAATTCTCCGGCAGAAGTATTATGTCTTCTGGGAGCCATATTGGTTTGAAAGCTGTAAACCCAGATAATAGTACTTACATGACCAAAGAAGAGAATTTGGGTAGTGATTTAAGCCAGCTTGACCATGCTAAAAATTCTAACACACCTAACTTTCACTTAAAAAGTGCTATTGATAAACAGGATACCATGCTTAAATTCCATTCTGAAAGAGAAGAGGATGTAAAAAAGGGTGTTTCACATTTTAGTCTACTTCCAGACATGTCTAAGCACACTGTTGCCACTAAAGGCAGATTTACTAAAGATATCATTGGAAATGATGTTTCTTCTCAGTCTAGGATGAACAATCAGAATCTAGAAATGTATGGTATGAAACCTAATGACAATCTCAAGGGACAATTTACTGGAAAGGGGTCAAGTCTCCTTCATGAAAATGTAACTGATTGCGACAGGAAATTTAGTCAAAACATGTCAGAAAACTTATCAGGAAAATATTTCTCAGGCAAAACTGAAATTTGTAAGCAATTTCAACCCAAACTTCAATCAAGTGCTTGTCTCTCTCCAAAGTCTAATTATAGCTCAGACATGTCAGATTACCATGGAAACATTCAAGAAGATAACAAACATAGCCCATTTAAATCCTTCATTCAATCTTACAAAAAAAGGATGTTTCAGAATTCAGACATCAAGAAAAAGATTAGAAATGGTCATCTAAATTCTAAAAGatatgacagtgaaaatgaaataAGTTTTGCAAGGCCAAACATTGTGAAAAAAGAAAGTTCTTCTAAAAGAGGTTTTGATAAAACTAGAGAGTCTGATACATGTgatagtgaagttgaaataagttttaagaggccaaatattaaaataactatTAGGGCACCAAAGGAAACAAATGAGAATGTTGATTCCAGTGATAATGAAATTAGTTTTAgtaagaagaaaaaacaaaacaatggtGTTTTTATTAAAGCTGATAAGAATGTTGAATCCAGTGATAATGAAATTAGTTTTAGtaagaagaaaaaacataaagATGGTGTTTTTATCAAAGCTGatcaaaatgtgtcattttttctTGCAAAACCAATGTTGGGGTATTGCAGTTCTGTTGAAGAATGTAGCAGCTTAGATAACGACCTGGCTGATCAGACTACTATTGAAGATTGTAGTAGTATAGATAGCGATGATCGTAAATCAATGAGTAGCCATGGAAGTTATCTTGCTGATGATAGTACTGTTCCTGATGATGATGATACACCAGAGAGGACACCTTCAGAAAATAGTAGCTCATCAGACATAGAAAGCAACTTCGACCATGATTATTTATGGGATCTTGGTTATGAGGGCGAAAACTCAAGCATGGAAAATACCCTCCAGGGTGCTAGTTGTATGTATAGTCCTGCAAGTGGTCAATCTGAGGATGGTAGTATTTTAGATGATGACAATTTAATGACCGATAACTGTTCTAGTATAGAAAGTGACATAGAAATTGACATTCCACATCAAAAGTTACATTCTAAAAGAtgtatgaagaagaaaaaaatgtggtTGAAAAGgaatttcaaatttgagatcagCAAATTTAATAATAGACCTTTTATATCTAATGCCTTCTACCAAAAGGATTCAGTTGACGAATCTAGAGCACTTCGTTCAGCTGtctcaaaaattagaaaaaaatatggtGAGAATAATTCTATATTAGAAGACAAGGTTGCCAACATTAGGGAAATagtaaaaagaagatatttcaagatgaaaaagaaatcaaGTGCTAACAGTAGTAGAGAAAGTAGCACAAATAAAATTTCTCCTGTAAAGGCATCCCCGTCATCTAATGTTAAActtaaaaaccataaaaaaacatCCCCAACGAAAGTCTCTCAATGTTTAAACATGAAtagaataaggaaaaagaaaaattCTCAGTCGTTAGAAGAAAGTAGTAGAGATACAGATTATTCGTTTACTGAAACCCTTTCTCCAAAGTTAGATATACAtcctatgaacatgatgaaagaaCCAACAACTAGAGCATGTCAGCCTTTAGTGGAGAAAAGGGCAAACAATGGAGATACACCTAGCGTTGCATCAGGAAAAATGCCTGTTATTAAAAGTCCTATACACAAAACAAGATATGCAGAGGTAAAGATAGCAAAGAAAAAACTAAATCATAATTCAGATGTTGGTAGTTCAGATGTTGGTACATCAGAGAATGAAGCATCACATACTGAAGAAGTCTGTATTTTGAGTCCACCCGATATTTTTGACAATTATGTATGTAAACAAGGGCTTTTGAAGCAATCTACTCGGAACATTTCTGAAGATAATCGAAGTGTTAAAGGATCTTCTATAAAAAGTCCGCTATATATAAAGAGTCCAAGATATAAGACCAGATACGCATCACAAAGGCTAGCTAAAAAAAGAATGAGGAATGAAAGAGACAACACTGAATATGCCTCATCACATAAGTCTCAAGGTTCAATTAGACTAACAAGTCCAATACACAACACTGAATATGCCTCATCACATAAGTCTCAAGGTTCAATTAGATTAACAAGTCCAATACACAACACTCAATATGCCTCATCACATAAGTCTCAAGGTTCATTTAGACTAACAAGTCCAATACACAGCACTCAATATGCCTCATCACACAAGTCTCAAGGTTCATTTAGACTAACAAGTCCAATACACAGCACTCAATATGCCTCATTAGGGCCattctttaatttgaaaagtCCAATATATAAGACAAGATTTGCAACTCGCCGAATTGCACAGAAAAGAATGGCAATTGAGTCAGGAAAATTAACGAATTTCAATACAAAACAGCCTCCAAAAGGAATTGTTTATGGACCAACACCGACATCAGTAGGAACTAttcaaacaaagaaaagaaaactatCAACAAAGAATGAAGATCTATCAAATGTTACAAAAAACGTCAAAAGTAAGTCACAATCAACAGGCCCAAGAAGTAGACCAAGAAAAAGAGATGATGCTGCATGTCGTAGGAAACCGCCAAAACAAAATGGTCATGTACATAAAGTGCCAATACCAAAACTTATATCACAAAGTAATTTGGAAACCTGCAATACACTTGTAGATCCCACGGTACCAAAAACCCGAAGTGGCAGACCTGTAAAATCTCCTGACAGATATAAAAAGATAAGTGAATGTACTGTGAAATTAAACAGGGTTCCAAGACAAAAGTATACAAGATTACAACGCAATGATTTGCAAAAGGATACCCCATTCCTAGATATTCcagagaaagaaaagaaaaagagcaAAAGTAGAAAAACAAGGAACAACTCAATAAGAAAAACACAGAAAGATTTATCAAGAAACAACATGGAAAACTTTGAAGTCATTGGTATTGAAGAGGCCGAAACAATACTATCCAATCAAATCAGAGAAACTGATAAAATTAGCTTTCttaatcaaaaaaataaaacattgtctCCTAAAAGAAAGAGAAATAAGTTGAATAAAGAATGTACCAACAATTTGTCAGAGAAGAAAAAAGAACTTGATGAAAATTGCTCTATGAGAAACAAACTTAAGAGACAAGAAAGTTATGATACAAGTAGCATAGGTAGTATAGCAGTTTATGAAGGTGTTGATTTAGACAGATATATTGGCAATGAGTCTTCAGATTCTCAGgaaaattttactaaaaatggAGGCTGTGATACATACATGtctgatttaaaattatttggacgAAATTTAGACATGGCGGGTCAGAAAAAAACTGAggaaagaaataagtttgaaaaatacaaaacaggtTCACAGCTGGAAACATTAACCATGCCGTTGTTACGTAGAGGAATAAATGAAAACACTATACAAATGGCAAATGGACAACAGAATGATAAAATCTGTCAGTCAGAACAAGCACTACCATACAATATACAAGGATATAAGACAGCTGTGTCAGAATTTGTGGTACCCACTGTTGAAAATACTCGTTCTAAATGTAAGGAACGAGAGAAGTTAATGAAAGAAATGCAAATAACACATGATAATGTAAGAGAGGACTTAAAAACagctgttgaaaataaaaaaagaaacattgtgtcaaataaaagtggaaacaTAAAACTGAATAAAGGTAtgaataaaaaagacacaaatatgGGAAGTACTTTTCATCCAACATGTTCAACTATTTATACAAATAAGAATGATAAAAACGCTGACAAAAATGAAGTTGTGAAACCATGCATCATACAGAAATTGAAAGATAAAATGGGTTCAATTGTTGGAGATTTGATGAAAAATAGTTTGAAGAAGAACCAGGCAAAGGAATCATCAATACTTAAGGTACCAGTTTATAAGagaaacaattattacaaaggtGCCTACGTTCCATTGGACAGACTTGATAGTTAA